In the genome of Candidatus Hydrogenedens sp., one region contains:
- a CDS encoding endonuclease/exonuclease/phosphatase family protein, with protein sequence MKHFVFFVYLFFCFSVIFNVAFFTEQSYAEETIKVMTFNLRYGTAMDGANHWNKRKDVLVEVIKKYDPDLLGTQECLDFQATYIAEQIPSYSYVGRGREKDGSSEQTAIFYKKDLWDVLDTKYFWISETPEEPGSKSWDTVCTRIVTWLKLKHKPSGKEMLYINTHLDHKGETARQKGAEIICDRIKKEGINLPIIITGDFNAVGEKSEPWKIFINNGFNDSWLKTDEKSGPLTTWCGFKDPDLNSDYRIDWVLYQGPFHPLKCETVVYSKEGRYPSDHFPVVTVFKWDS encoded by the coding sequence ATGAAACACTTTGTATTTTTTGTTTATTTATTTTTTTGTTTTTCGGTTATTTTTAATGTTGCTTTTTTTACGGAGCAAAGTTATGCAGAAGAAACTATTAAAGTAATGACATTTAATCTTCGCTATGGAACTGCGATGGATGGAGCCAATCACTGGAACAAAAGAAAGGATGTTCTTGTGGAGGTGATTAAAAAATATGACCCAGATTTATTGGGGACACAAGAATGCCTTGATTTTCAGGCAACATATATTGCGGAGCAGATACCTTCATACTCTTATGTTGGAAGAGGTAGAGAAAAAGATGGTTCAAGTGAACAGACCGCTATATTTTATAAAAAGGATTTATGGGATGTTTTAGATACTAAATATTTCTGGATTTCTGAAACCCCTGAAGAGCCAGGTTCAAAATCTTGGGATACTGTTTGTACACGAATTGTTACATGGTTAAAATTAAAACATAAACCTTCAGGTAAGGAAATGCTTTATATCAATACTCACCTTGACCATAAAGGTGAAACTGCTCGTCAAAAAGGAGCAGAGATTATTTGTGATAGAATAAAAAAGGAAGGTATAAATTTGCCGATTATAATTACAGGCGATTTTAATGCAGTAGGTGAAAAATCAGAACCGTGGAAGATTTTTATAAATAATGGTTTTAATGATTCGTGGTTGAAAACAGATGAAAAATCAGGTCCTTTGACAACATGGTGTGGCTTTAAAGACCCGGATCTCAATTCCGATTATCGCATTGATTGGGTTTTATATCAAGGACCATTCCATCCGTTAAAATGCGAAACCGTTGTTTATAGCAAAGAAGGTAGGTATCCATCGGACCATTTCCCTGTTGTAACTGTTTTCAAATGGGATTCATAA
- a CDS encoding biopolymer transporter ExbD, with translation MKFKRASDKSKLIKATIDLTPLIDVVFQLLLFFMLTSTFVVQASIPVELSKSDSSEQLEQKDATVTLAFGEGGPDNQGEIYYTEDSEVPIKSWHELTRALENFYERRPEGLLLIRPDRRVPTERLVKVLGIANSVGIKHYGIAAIPATSETTQ, from the coding sequence ATGAAATTTAAACGAGCATCAGATAAAAGTAAGTTAATAAAGGCAACAATTGATTTAACGCCTCTTATTGATGTTGTTTTTCAATTGTTACTCTTTTTCATGTTAACTTCAACATTTGTGGTTCAGGCATCTATTCCTGTGGAGTTATCGAAAAGTGACTCATCCGAGCAATTGGAGCAGAAAGATGCAACTGTTACTTTAGCCTTTGGAGAAGGTGGTCCAGATAATCAAGGGGAAATATATTATACAGAGGATAGTGAAGTTCCAATTAAAAGTTGGCATGAATTGACGCGGGCTTTGGAGAACTTTTATGAACGGAGGCCCGAGGGACTTCTTTTAATTCGTCCTGACCGTCGTGTCCCTACAGAACGACTGGTCAAAGTTCTTGGCATTGCAAATTCGGTAGGCATAAAGCATTACGGAATTGCTGCTATACCAGCAACATCCGAAACAACACAATAA
- a CDS encoding sulfite exporter TauE/SafE family protein yields MIHIWSQYAIPNIPSVIFWIFVASGVLIQGISKSGFAGGAGIISVPLMMLVMPPDKVTATLLPILILCDLNAIYVHRKNKQWKPILEIYLPAIVGILLGSMMWWYMGKNGIQQFEKPLKQFVGIIAILFALYIWAREFSLKWVEQKSFGIKVGIIAGILAGITSTLAHAAGPIVSLFLFSKNLGKSLFVGTVAWTFTLINLTKLPFYIAVGLVDWSVLTFDIFLIPFVPIGSALGVWLHNKISERTFNFVIMILTIMIGIQLLIGINPIELLVKMLAKTPVSVS; encoded by the coding sequence GTGATACATATTTGGTCACAATATGCTATTCCTAATATACCATCTGTTATATTTTGGATTTTTGTTGCATCAGGTGTATTAATTCAAGGCATCAGCAAATCAGGTTTTGCAGGTGGAGCCGGAATTATTTCCGTTCCTCTTATGATGTTAGTTATGCCTCCTGACAAGGTTACCGCAACTTTACTACCCATACTAATATTATGTGACTTAAATGCTATTTATGTTCATAGAAAAAACAAACAATGGAAACCAATTTTAGAAATTTATCTTCCAGCTATAGTAGGCATATTATTGGGCTCAATGATGTGGTGGTATATGGGAAAAAATGGAATTCAACAATTTGAAAAACCCCTAAAACAATTTGTTGGAATCATCGCAATTCTTTTTGCTTTATATATCTGGGCTCGTGAATTTTCATTAAAATGGGTAGAACAAAAAAGTTTCGGCATTAAGGTTGGAATTATTGCCGGCATTCTTGCAGGTATTACTTCAACACTTGCTCATGCAGCTGGTCCTATTGTTAGCCTTTTTCTCTTCTCAAAAAATTTGGGAAAGAGTTTATTTGTAGGCACAGTAGCATGGACATTTACCTTAATTAATTTAACTAAACTCCCTTTCTATATTGCAGTAGGATTGGTGGATTGGTCTGTATTAACATTTGATATTTTTCTAATTCCATTTGTTCCTATTGGCTCTGCTCTTGGGGTTTGGTTACACAATAAAATTTCAGAACGAACTTTTAATTTTGTTATCATGATTCTTACAATAATGATTGGTATTCAATTATTAATTGGGATAAACCCGATCGAGTTACTTGTTAAAATGTTAGCAAAAACACCTGTATCTGTTTCATAA
- a CDS encoding glycosyltransferase family 2 protein encodes MSNRPEHFKLSIVAPVYNEGAYLEHFVSEIISTLEKLNLKEFSEIILINDGSTDDTGKIADSLAEQYQNIIGVIHLARNFGQPSAITAGLHYVQGDCVIIMDSDGQDDPKCFSDFIKLWQEGYDVVFAKRTNRKETILFRFFAWLFYRLLSISAQVNLPLDAGNFGLLDKKVVDAIKTCPERNRYLPGLRSWVGFKQTGIDVERRARYDKKNRVGLRGLWTLAMNAFFSFSYVPLFFFRLAGFCSLLLCFIIIVFALYHKLITGLAVTAWASQLISVSFFGGINLLGIGLLGEYIARIYDEVKQRPLFICTRTTGLKNKITDDFNTTKY; translated from the coding sequence ATGTCTAACAGACCTGAACATTTTAAACTCTCAATTGTTGCTCCTGTATATAATGAAGGAGCATACCTCGAACATTTTGTATCTGAGATTATAAGTACTCTTGAAAAACTTAATTTAAAAGAATTTTCAGAGATCATTCTCATCAACGACGGGAGTACAGATGACACAGGCAAAATAGCAGATTCATTAGCTGAACAATATCAAAATATTATTGGCGTGATACATCTTGCACGGAACTTCGGTCAACCTTCTGCTATTACTGCTGGCTTGCACTATGTCCAAGGAGATTGTGTTATCATCATGGACTCAGATGGACAAGATGACCCAAAATGTTTTTCAGATTTCATCAAACTATGGCAAGAAGGATATGATGTGGTTTTTGCAAAAAGAACAAATCGAAAAGAAACCATTCTATTCCGTTTTTTTGCATGGTTATTTTACCGTCTCTTATCCATCAGCGCCCAAGTTAATTTACCTTTAGACGCAGGCAATTTTGGACTATTGGATAAAAAAGTGGTAGATGCCATAAAGACATGTCCCGAACGAAATCGATACCTTCCTGGTTTAAGAAGTTGGGTTGGCTTTAAACAAACAGGTATTGATGTAGAAAGAAGAGCAAGATATGATAAGAAAAACAGAGTCGGACTACGTGGCTTATGGACACTTGCCATGAATGCCTTCTTTTCTTTTTCCTATGTGCCTCTTTTCTTTTTCCGACTTGCTGGCTTTTGCAGTCTTTTGTTATGTTTTATTATTATCGTTTTCGCTCTATATCATAAATTAATCACAGGTCTCGCTGTTACTGCTTGGGCTTCTCAACTAATTTCGGTTTCTTTTTTTGGAGGAATTAATTTGCTTGGAATTGGCTTACTCGGTGAATATATTGCCCGAATTTATGATGAGGTAAAACAACGACCTTTATTTATCTGTACCCGAACAACAGGTTTAAAAAATAAAATTACTGACGATTTCAATACTACAAAATACTAA
- a CDS encoding long-chain fatty acid--CoA ligase, whose amino-acid sequence MLNLGYFLEETAKSYPTITAVILDDIKITYEQLNKYSNRVANILKQKGLKKGDKVAVMIPNLPYFPMIYYGILKAGGAVVPVNVLYQKMEIEHYIRDSESVAFFVYHGCSGEAIKAYQSVESCKHLFIIPPMGNMEDLEVGENFNKSLMESSEEFDVVQTMPDDTAVILYTSGTTGAPKGAELTHFNMFFNAYYASHEIVRVKPGQVALVVLPLFHSFGQTCVMNASILRGGTMSMLPRFETQKAMEVISRDRINVLAMVPTMYAFILNAPNWQDYDFSCVQLAVSGGAALPADIHQRFQERYGITILEGYGLSETSPVASFTVLGEEVRVGSIGKPIWGVDMRIMRDDGTFADADEIGEIVIRGHNVMKGYYKRPEATAEVMLNGWFHTGDMGRTDKDGYFYIVDRKKELIIRGGMNIYPREIEEVLYTHPKVLEAAVVGIPDKLRGEEVRVYVSPKEGEEIHPEEIMQFLQEKIAKFKWPKDVIVLPQLPKGPTGKILKRQLRSMPIV is encoded by the coding sequence ATGTTGAACTTAGGTTACTTTCTTGAAGAAACAGCAAAGAGTTATCCAACAATTACAGCTGTGATATTGGATGACATAAAAATCACTTATGAACAGTTGAATAAATATTCAAATAGGGTAGCAAATATCTTGAAGCAAAAGGGATTGAAAAAAGGGGATAAGGTGGCGGTGATGATACCCAATCTTCCTTATTTCCCTATGATATATTATGGGATTTTGAAAGCAGGAGGAGCTGTAGTTCCTGTAAATGTGTTATATCAAAAAATGGAAATAGAGCATTATATCCGCGATTCAGAATCGGTAGCCTTTTTTGTGTATCATGGGTGTTCTGGTGAAGCAATAAAAGCTTACCAGTCGGTTGAGTCCTGTAAGCATCTTTTTATTATTCCACCAATGGGTAATATGGAAGATTTAGAAGTTGGTGAAAATTTTAATAAATCGCTTATGGAATCCAGTGAAGAATTTGATGTTGTCCAAACAATGCCAGATGATACTGCGGTGATTTTATATACATCCGGGACAACCGGTGCACCTAAAGGTGCTGAACTAACACATTTCAATATGTTTTTCAATGCGTATTATGCATCACATGAGATAGTGAGGGTAAAACCGGGGCAGGTAGCGTTGGTTGTGTTACCTTTATTTCATTCTTTCGGACAGACCTGTGTTATGAATGCAAGTATTTTACGGGGTGGAACAATGTCAATGCTTCCGAGATTTGAAACACAAAAGGCAATGGAAGTTATCTCACGCGACCGAATCAATGTTCTTGCAATGGTTCCTACAATGTATGCATTTATACTTAATGCCCCGAACTGGCAAGACTACGATTTTTCGTGTGTTCAGTTAGCTGTTTCAGGAGGTGCTGCATTACCAGCAGATATTCACCAGCGGTTTCAAGAACGATATGGGATTACTATTCTTGAAGGTTATGGTTTATCTGAGACGAGCCCTGTTGCATCATTTACAGTATTAGGAGAAGAAGTTCGTGTAGGTTCTATTGGTAAGCCTATATGGGGTGTTGATATGAGAATTATGAGAGATGATGGAACTTTTGCTGATGCAGATGAAATAGGAGAAATTGTAATACGTGGACATAATGTAATGAAAGGTTATTACAAACGACCTGAAGCAACAGCGGAAGTTATGCTGAATGGTTGGTTTCATACCGGTGATATGGGACGGACTGATAAAGATGGATATTTTTATATCGTTGACCGAAAGAAAGAATTGATTATTCGCGGGGGAATGAATATATATCCACGTGAAATTGAAGAAGTTTTATATACTCACCCTAAAGTTCTTGAAGCGGCTGTTGTGGGAATACCGGATAAATTAAGGGGGGAAGAAGTGCGAGTATATGTGTCTCCAAAAGAAGGAGAAGAAATTCATCCTGAAGAAATAATGCAATTCTTGCAGGAGAAGATAGCAAAATTTAAATGGCCAAAAGATGTTATTGTTTTACCTCAATTACCGAAAGGTCCCACTGGTAAAATTCTTAAAAGACAATTAAGAAGCATGCCTATTGTATAG
- a CDS encoding HAD family hydrolase, with amino-acid sequence MAKVKVVTFDLWDCLFVDDSDEPKRAKAGLKNKKISRREILHNALSKIAPIDRSLVDTAFDVVDSAFRKVWHDQLVTWTVAERVSVLLEGLGRSLPKDVFDGIVKAYEDMEIQYMPDPVPGAVDALKELSKQYKLSIVSDAIFTPGKNLRILLQEAGMYPYFDYFVFSDEIGVSKPHPAVFEAVARHFNIELQNIVHVGDRPHNDILGPQSVGARGVLLTAVKERPLDGACPDAICKKYEDLPRIIQEMDTES; translated from the coding sequence GTGGCAAAAGTTAAAGTAGTTACTTTTGATTTATGGGATTGCCTTTTTGTAGATGATAGTGATGAGCCAAAGAGAGCAAAGGCAGGATTAAAGAACAAAAAAATTTCGCGACGAGAGATACTTCATAATGCATTATCAAAAATAGCACCTATTGACCGTAGTCTTGTGGACACCGCTTTTGATGTTGTAGATTCGGCCTTTCGTAAAGTATGGCATGACCAACTTGTAACGTGGACTGTGGCAGAACGAGTTTCTGTGTTATTAGAAGGGTTAGGTCGTTCTTTACCGAAGGATGTGTTTGATGGGATAGTAAAAGCTTATGAAGATATGGAAATTCAATATATGCCCGACCCTGTGCCAGGTGCAGTCGATGCATTAAAAGAATTGAGTAAACAATATAAATTATCTATTGTATCGGATGCTATTTTCACTCCTGGCAAAAATTTGAGAATTTTATTACAGGAAGCGGGTATGTATCCTTATTTCGACTATTTTGTTTTTTCTGATGAGATAGGTGTATCCAAGCCACATCCAGCTGTTTTTGAAGCGGTAGCCCGACATTTTAATATTGAATTACAAAATATTGTTCATGTAGGAGACCGTCCTCATAATGATATTTTGGGACCACAATCTGTAGGTGCAAGGGGTGTGCTTTTAACAGCAGTGAAGGAAAGACCTTTAGATGGGGCCTGTCCAGATGCTATTTGCAAGAAATATGAAGATTTGCCCCGTATTATTCAGGAAATGGATACAGAGAGTTAA
- a CDS encoding Stp1/IreP family PP2C-type Ser/Thr phosphatase, producing MAVNPSHNIHKEIGPKSEERYIFSWNNNSVEVCMISDIGNRRTNNEDRCLFSWSDNPEQTKQLGILTAVADGMGGAAAGEHASEIAVNCLSDTYFNSNLASIPETLVQSVNVANQTIFDLSENDPTYFGMGTTVSVLVLHGDIAYVAQVGDSRIYLYRPEYPIKQITEDHSIVAEQLKEGLITEEEARNHSLKNLITRALGIKENVDIDLFAFRVKVGDIILLCSDGLSNFISERQLQKELEKDNLLTGITALVEKAIKEGGTDNITAIGIRIMGALDSNEFSNYRNMVIISPEGKPSLWKKIIHLFKAQK from the coding sequence GTGGCTGTGAATCCCAGTCATAATATTCATAAAGAAATAGGTCCTAAAAGTGAAGAACGGTATATATTCAGTTGGAATAATAACTCAGTGGAAGTCTGTATGATTTCAGATATTGGGAATCGCCGAACTAATAATGAGGACCGTTGTTTATTTTCTTGGTCAGATAATCCAGAACAAACTAAACAATTAGGCATATTAACCGCAGTAGCCGATGGCATGGGTGGAGCGGCTGCTGGTGAACATGCCAGTGAGATTGCGGTAAATTGTCTAAGTGATACCTACTTTAATTCAAATCTTGCAAGCATTCCTGAAACACTCGTTCAATCTGTAAATGTCGCAAATCAAACAATTTTCGACTTAAGCGAAAATGACCCAACTTACTTCGGAATGGGAACCACAGTTTCTGTTTTAGTGTTACATGGAGATATTGCTTATGTAGCACAAGTAGGTGATAGTCGTATTTATCTATACCGACCCGAGTATCCAATAAAACAAATTACTGAAGACCATTCCATTGTCGCAGAACAACTCAAAGAAGGGCTAATAACAGAAGAAGAGGCTCGCAACCATTCATTAAAAAATCTTATCACACGGGCTTTAGGGATTAAAGAAAATGTAGATATCGATTTATTTGCATTTCGAGTAAAAGTAGGCGATATTATTCTTCTATGTTCCGATGGGCTAAGCAACTTTATTTCTGAACGACAACTTCAAAAAGAATTAGAAAAAGATAATTTACTTACAGGTATTACTGCACTTGTTGAAAAAGCCATAAAAGAAGGGGGAACAGACAATATCACTGCAATTGGAATACGAATAATGGGTGCTTTGGATTCAAACGAATTCAGTAATTACAGAAATATGGTGATTATTTCTCCAGAGGGGAAACCTTCTTTATGGAAAAAGATAATTCACTTATTTAAGGCTCAAAAATAA
- a CDS encoding MotA/TolQ/ExbB proton channel family protein: protein MPMDPLEIMFKGGILMWPIMLCSVIGVCIIIERFWFLRRAGIDTSEFMDTIRQILRQNRIQDAIDTCNRVDAPVARILKAGIMRYKKSKDEIREAIEDAGQMEIPRLERYLSALATCASIAPLLGLLGTVQGMIKCFAAIQNKRGQVNPSDLAEGISNALITTAAGLTVAIPLLVFYNYFVSRVDNMIVEMEISSSELVDLLTRHQGDKEI from the coding sequence ATGCCAATGGACCCTCTTGAAATTATGTTTAAAGGTGGAATTCTCATGTGGCCTATCATGCTTTGTTCGGTGATAGGTGTATGTATTATTATTGAGCGTTTTTGGTTCCTGCGTAGAGCTGGAATTGATACCAGTGAATTTATGGATACCATTCGCCAGATATTGAGACAGAACCGTATTCAAGATGCTATAGATACGTGTAATCGAGTTGATGCCCCTGTGGCACGAATATTAAAAGCAGGAATCATGAGGTATAAAAAATCGAAAGATGAGATACGGGAAGCCATCGAGGATGCGGGACAAATGGAAATACCCCGATTGGAACGATATTTATCTGCTTTAGCCACGTGTGCAAGTATAGCTCCGTTGTTGGGATTGCTTGGGACGGTGCAAGGAATGATTAAATGTTTTGCAGCAATTCAAAATAAGAGAGGGCAGGTAAATCCTTCAGACCTTGCGGAAGGTATATCAAATGCATTGATTACAACAGCTGCAGGTCTTACTGTTGCGATACCGTTATTGGTTTTTTATAACTACTTTGTATCGCGGGTAGATAACATGATTGTAGAAATGGAAATTAGTTCTTCTGAATTGGTGGATTTATTAACACGGCATCAGGGGGATAAGGAGATTTAA
- the argB gene encoding acetylglutamate kinase: MQKIIEKAGILVEALPYIREFFGKTVVIKYGGAAMLDERLRQSTAEDIVLMKYVGMNPIIVHGGGPSINVMLKDLGITPQFNPQGLRITDEKTMNVVEMVLGGTVNKDIVALINKAGGSAVGICGKDGPIIYAVKKYADDGTDIGQVGRITRIETKLIQVLCEAGFIPVIAPLATDEWGNVWNVNADTVAGDIASALRAEKLVFLTDTPGLLRDPSNPDTLIHQLASSEIHRLKEEKVITGGMLPKIEACLKALDSGVRKTHIIDGRIPHSLLLEIFTREGLGTLVYLS, translated from the coding sequence ATGCAAAAGATTATTGAAAAAGCTGGGATATTAGTCGAGGCTTTGCCGTATATCCGTGAATTTTTTGGTAAGACGGTTGTAATAAAATATGGTGGTGCGGCTATGCTTGATGAGCGACTACGGCAAAGTACTGCAGAGGATATTGTGTTGATGAAGTATGTAGGGATGAACCCTATTATTGTACATGGTGGTGGTCCTTCTATAAATGTGATGTTAAAGGACCTTGGAATAACACCACAATTTAATCCACAAGGATTACGAATTACAGACGAAAAGACAATGAATGTCGTAGAGATGGTTCTAGGGGGGACGGTGAATAAGGATATTGTCGCTTTAATAAATAAGGCGGGAGGTTCTGCCGTTGGGATTTGTGGAAAGGATGGTCCAATTATTTATGCAGTAAAAAAATATGCAGATGATGGGACTGATATTGGGCAGGTAGGAAGAATAACACGTATCGAGACCAAGTTGATACAAGTTCTATGTGAAGCAGGTTTTATTCCTGTTATTGCACCATTAGCAACAGATGAATGGGGAAATGTCTGGAATGTAAATGCGGATACAGTGGCAGGGGATATTGCTTCCGCTTTGCGAGCAGAAAAATTGGTATTCTTAACGGACACCCCAGGATTGTTGAGAGACCCATCAAATCCAGATACATTAATACACCAGTTAGCTTCCAGTGAAATACATCGTTTAAAAGAAGAAAAAGTTATTACAGGTGGAATGCTTCCCAAGATAGAAGCATGTTTGAAAGCATTAGATAGTGGTGTTCGCAAAACGCATATAATTGATGGACGTATCCCACACAGTTTGCTTCTGGAGATTTTTACTCGGGAAGGATTGGGAACGCTTGTATATCTTTCCTGA
- the argJ gene encoding bifunctional glutamate N-acetyltransferase/amino-acid acetyltransferase ArgJ, producing the protein MHIVPIDGGVCASLGFESSAVSAGIKNPEQKRLDCALVVSKSDAHVAGTFTTNRVKAEPVLWCQKVCENGVARAVFINSGNANACTGKQGKRDVETIAEQLASLLHLPKEHILVMSTGVIGVPLPMDRIRKGIEECVRSLSVENHLNSAKAIMTTDTVPKEYAVAVQLSKGIVHIGGMAKGAGMICPNMATMLSVITTDAKISQQQLKSLLLRAVNKSFNCISVDNDMSTNDSVVLLANGASSISVEEGSEDETIFYNGLLQVCVWLARSIVLDGEGATKIVEVNVMGADTEENARKVAKAVSVSQLCKTAFFGGDPNWGRILCAVGYSGVPVIPEKIVLWIGDVKVFEQGLPAQYEETMVAEIMKNKEFSVCIDLGLGTEEVCYWTSDLSYDYVKINADYRT; encoded by the coding sequence ATGCATATTGTACCGATAGATGGTGGTGTATGTGCGAGTTTGGGATTTGAATCCTCTGCAGTTTCGGCAGGGATTAAAAATCCTGAACAAAAACGTTTAGATTGTGCCTTAGTAGTTTCTAAAAGCGACGCACATGTGGCGGGGACATTTACTACGAATCGTGTAAAGGCGGAACCTGTATTGTGGTGTCAAAAAGTGTGTGAAAATGGTGTGGCACGTGCAGTGTTTATAAATAGTGGCAATGCAAATGCGTGTACAGGTAAACAAGGGAAGAGGGATGTTGAGACGATAGCAGAACAATTAGCGAGTTTGTTGCATCTTCCAAAAGAACATATTCTTGTGATGAGTACTGGCGTTATTGGAGTTCCTTTGCCAATGGATAGAATTCGGAAAGGCATTGAAGAATGTGTCCGTTCTCTGTCAGTAGAGAATCATTTAAATTCGGCTAAAGCGATAATGACTACTGATACGGTACCGAAAGAATATGCAGTTGCTGTTCAATTATCTAAAGGAATAGTACATATTGGAGGGATGGCAAAAGGTGCAGGAATGATTTGCCCGAATATGGCAACGATGTTATCAGTAATAACAACAGATGCGAAGATATCGCAACAGCAATTAAAATCGCTTCTTTTACGTGCAGTGAATAAATCGTTTAATTGTATATCTGTTGATAACGATATGAGCACAAATGATTCTGTTGTTTTACTGGCAAATGGTGCATCGTCTATTTCGGTTGAAGAAGGTTCTGAGGATGAAACTATTTTTTATAATGGATTGCTTCAGGTGTGTGTATGGTTAGCCCGTAGTATTGTTTTGGATGGTGAAGGGGCAACAAAAATTGTAGAAGTGAACGTTATGGGTGCTGATACAGAAGAAAATGCCCGTAAGGTAGCGAAGGCAGTATCTGTATCCCAATTATGTAAGACAGCATTTTTTGGTGGTGACCCTAATTGGGGACGGATTCTCTGTGCAGTAGGATATAGTGGTGTGCCTGTTATTCCCGAAAAAATAGTGTTATGGATTGGAGATGTAAAGGTGTTTGAACAGGGACTTCCTGCTCAATATGAGGAGACAATGGTTGCTGAAATTATGAAGAATAAAGAATTTTCAGTCTGTATAGATTTGGGATTAGGAACGGAAGAAGTATGTTATTGGACTTCCGATTTGAGTTATGATTATGTAAAGATAAATGCTGATTATAGAACATAG